A genomic region of Flexivirga oryzae contains the following coding sequences:
- a CDS encoding 50S ribosomal protein L25/general stress protein Ctc yields the protein MAQTELRLNAELRTEFGKGAARRIRRDHKIPAVLYGHGTDPVHLTLPGHDTMLALKHSNAILTLDFDGKEELALAKDVQRDPIKPVIEHVDLVIVKRGEKVTVDVPVHVEGEAGPETNVVVESSTLSVEADVLSIPELFVVSVEGLEAGSQILAKDVELPAGVTLVADEELLVVNVSQQAAEEPEEEAAEGEEAAEGEEAAASEEAAEGDEA from the coding sequence ATGGCACAGACAGAGCTCCGCCTCAACGCGGAACTGCGCACCGAGTTCGGCAAGGGCGCCGCCCGCCGCATCCGCCGCGACCACAAGATCCCGGCCGTGCTCTACGGGCACGGCACCGACCCGGTGCACCTGACCCTCCCGGGCCACGACACGATGCTCGCGCTGAAGCACTCCAACGCGATCCTCACCCTCGACTTCGACGGCAAGGAAGAGCTCGCGCTGGCCAAGGACGTGCAGCGCGACCCGATCAAGCCGGTCATCGAGCACGTCGACCTGGTCATCGTGAAGCGCGGCGAGAAGGTCACCGTCGACGTCCCGGTCCACGTGGAGGGCGAGGCCGGCCCGGAGACCAACGTCGTCGTCGAGAGCTCCACGCTCTCCGTCGAGGCCGACGTCCTGTCGATCCCCGAGTTGTTCGTCGTCTCCGTCGAGGGCCTCGAGGCCGGCAGCCAGATCCTGGCCAAGGACGTCGAGCTGCCCGCCGGCGTCACGCTGGTCGCCGACGAGGAGCTGCTTGTCGTCAACGTCAGCCAGCAGGCCGCCGAGGAGCCCGAGGAAGAGGCTGCCGAGGGCGAAGAGGCCGCCGAGGGCGAGGAAGCCGCTGCGAGCGAAGAGGCCGCCGAGGGCGACGAGGCCTGA
- the pth gene encoding aminoacyl-tRNA hydrolase — MTDDAPWLIVGLGNPGPKYAGNRHNVGAMVIDRMAHDAGTSLRAHKAGALAASIRLAGQPAIIATPTSYMNESGGPVAGLMRFFKVPLERLIVIHDELDIDFATLRLKRGGGEGGHNGLKSITKSVGSKDYLRVRVGIGRPPGRMDPAAYVLKDFNAAERKELDFLVPDAAEAAELLTTKSLSDVQNVIHAR, encoded by the coding sequence GTGACTGACGACGCACCCTGGCTGATCGTCGGTCTCGGCAACCCCGGACCCAAGTACGCCGGCAACCGGCACAACGTCGGTGCCATGGTGATCGATCGTATGGCGCACGACGCCGGCACGAGCCTGCGCGCGCACAAGGCGGGCGCGCTGGCCGCCTCGATCCGCCTCGCCGGGCAACCGGCGATTATCGCGACCCCGACCAGCTACATGAATGAGTCCGGCGGACCGGTGGCCGGGCTGATGCGCTTCTTCAAGGTGCCGCTGGAGCGGCTCATCGTCATCCATGACGAGCTGGACATCGACTTCGCGACGTTGCGGCTGAAGCGCGGCGGTGGCGAAGGTGGCCACAACGGCCTGAAATCGATCACCAAATCCGTTGGCAGTAAAGACTATCTGCGGGTGAGGGTCGGGATCGGCCGGCCACCGGGACGGATGGACCCCGCGGCGTACGTGTTGAAGGACTTCAACGCGGCCGAGCGCAAGGAACTGGACTTCCTCGTGCCCGACGCCGCCGAGGCCGCGGAGCTGCTCACGACCAAGAGCCTCAGCGACGTGCAGAACGTCATCCACGCACGCTGA
- a CDS encoding VOC family protein, with amino-acid sequence MHRSRIGVFLIDHPPETYPAAAAFWTTARGSERRATGSTAPDDPFEGLDRLPGGVMLALQRLDDGAPRLHLDIETDDIDAEVARLVAAGATVQESRDNPHYAILADPGGMIFCVVPVQTGADFDAHATTWPDTAAD; translated from the coding sequence ATGCATCGCAGTCGCATCGGAGTCTTTCTCATCGACCACCCGCCGGAGACCTACCCGGCCGCGGCCGCATTCTGGACCACCGCTCGCGGCAGCGAACGTCGGGCGACCGGCAGCACCGCGCCGGACGACCCGTTCGAGGGCCTGGACCGGCTGCCAGGCGGCGTGATGCTCGCCTTGCAGCGGCTGGACGACGGTGCGCCGCGGCTCCACCTCGACATCGAGACCGACGACATCGACGCCGAGGTGGCCCGCCTGGTCGCGGCAGGAGCGACCGTGCAGGAGTCGCGCGACAACCCGCACTACGCGATCCTCGCCGACCCGGGTGGCATGATCTTCTGCGTCGTGCCCGTGCAGACCGGGGCCGACTTCGACGCCCACGCCACGACGTGGCCCGATACCGCGGCCGACTAG